The DNA segment agccacagcttcccaaGGAAATCcattccagtgcctcagcaccCGCACAGGGAAGAGGTTTTTGCCCCAAAATGCCATCTAAACCCACCTTCTgccagtttgaagccattcccacttgtcctgtcacttcTTGTTCAAAGTCCCTGTCCAGCTCTCCCTGAGCTCTTTTCATCACTGGAAGGCTCCAAGGAGACCTTGGagccttttcttcaggctggaCATTCCCATGAGCACCAACAAGCATTTTGTAACACAATGAAGCCGAAATAAAACCTAATTACGTTTTGGGAGGGGAAACAAGGGCTTGTGGTCTAaaggcaaaaagagaaaattgaaaaaatatatgaaagtGGTGAAATCATCAAGAAAGCAGGGTGAGAACAGGCCTGAAAGATGTTTGATGACAGCAGAACAGGCCataaaaatatgataaaatatatagaaattatATTCCTTTCTCTATAGAGGGTATGGCAGAGCTGACAAACAAATGAAGTATTTTCCTGTAcaaatgttttttcatttttcaagtttaaaattaaatgttgcaTCTGATTCTTGGATTTCTCACAAATATTTTGTGCATTTACTTTCCACAGGCTGATTAATTCTTAAATAATTGATGGAAAGCAAGCCATGAGCATTGGTTTTAAATATTCAACCGCGAATATCTTTAAATTTTCCAAGCAATTCCCCTCACACTTCTTTTTTACCTGAAACTTGAATTTGAATTGGACTCAGTCTGCTAAGAAAGGCATTCTGGGTATTATTTTAACCTTacaagaaaaagcacaaaatttaACCCTAACTTTGCAGAAGTTAATGCACATTTCTGCTGATGCCAGGATAAATTCTAGGCAGGGCAGAGAAAGGAAGCCTGGGTGAGCAGtataaattctgaaattctgCAGGTGTTTACCTTTGAGTGAGATAACACAAAGTTGTCTAAAATGGGATTAATAAACAACCAGATTTTTACCACCCCCAAAGGGATAAATTTCTCCCCAGTATCCAGTCTGATCCTTCCCTCCTTCATCTGGAAGCCATTTAAAGTCAAGTGTTTAAAGGGTGGCCACAGAGAGTACAAAGTCTCTTCACAAGGAGCCTTGATTCTATGAATCCATTGTTTgtataagaattaaaaaataggGAGGAAATGGAGGAGAAAATAGCACTGGCATGACAAATGGAActttttttaattcacaaaGTCCTGGGAATTTTAAAGCCAGAACTGCAGTCCAACCTGAATTTCACAAGTGGATGCTATttttagaggagaaaaataaatcattcaCATCCTCTTTTATGTCACATATTTGCATACCTAGCAGCaccatacaaaaaaaaaaaaaaaaaaaaaaaaaaaagaggggaaaatctGCTCTGTTTCATTGTAAGTAATAAAATCCACACATAAATAATATAGTTAGACTTTGcttaaggaaaaagaagggttggttggttttttggtttttggtttggtttggtttaagGCACATCAAGAATTTCAGGAATCCTTTATGTTTAGGACTAGATAAATGAAAATGGTCTCTCACTAGTTACATGAGATTAGCCAATTAATAGGTGAAATCTGATTTTCAGTAAGCAAAGTGTAAATGCACAGAGGATCACTCATATGGGAATTTCATCGACAGAGTATTTTTCCTCGATTTACTTGGTGCTTCCATGCCCGTTCCCAGGGCAGCTCAACTTCTAGGAATGTGAGAGGATGTCTGTGCTGATGAGTCAGTCCGGGGGTATTGATTTCTGAGTGCAGCCAAAAATAGACACTCAGGGAAAAGAGGAGCAGAAACTGGGTGAGTGTATTTTGATCCTATCCTGCTAAATTTTTCCACTGGTGCCAAAGAAAATCACAGCTGTGTCCTTCCAGTGTCAGAGGTTACTGTGCATGAGGAAAATGAAAGAGGATGTCTTGGTTTTGCAGAATATTTAGGGATTAGCACTTTGATTAGTGAAGGGGTGATACAGCTGATGATAAAGAGTGAACCTCTAATGGACACTTCCCACctgaccaggttgctccaaggccCATTCAccctggcctggaacacttcccGGGATGaggcaaccacagcttctctggggaagaaggagaaaagaaggaacaTATTTCTTGCCAAGTTATCCAAAGACCCGATCCCAGATTTTGCTGTGAGCCTTGTTCGGTCCACTGGCAGCAAGCAGCTCCTTACAGTGGATCTTTTTGGGAACACATGGCTGGGGTGGGTGGAGAGGGAGGGAACTGCAGCAGAATTAGACCTGATAATCCAACCTTTCCACCTTAACAAGCCAGGAGAGGCATCTAAATCTCTCATCTGGACACACATTGGAAACCAGGCTCTAGTTTGGTACCTTGGAATTCAGATGTCTCTTTTAAAAGGCATCCAGGGTTTGGAATTGCACACAGGCTGATGTCCATCCTTAGGCATGTCTCCACACAGCTAGATTTAGATTCCATCACCTCTGGAAAGAGGTGATTCTCCAgtcctgcagggagcagccacCCAATGCCCTTCATCTTAACAAGCCCTTTTGAGCATCCTGAAGATGCCTCTAATGATCTTAGAACCTTCTTAGGAAGCTCCTGGTGGACCTCCCTCATCCTTCTAACAAGTCCCCAGGGACAATTTCACAGGCACTGTGTCACCCTGtttttctgaaagttttaaagtttttctaaaagttttttatgctttctgatgtttacatatttttactgAAGTTCTTGTGCACTGTCatataaataatgattttttgcattcttctttgtaagAAGAGAGAATTAATAAACTGTTAGTTTGACCAGCGTGGTTGGAAAAGTAGCAATTTaatcctccaatccactgtcacttttagaattctatatattgcatAGCCAGAAATAAAcgttctcttttttccctcttttgtaTCTAATGTGCATGTGTAAATTATTTCATGTCGTAATGCAGCAGCACTTGGGGGAAGGAAactttcctcctttttaaagaaaacgAAAACTTCCAGAGCAGTTCAGTTTGTCCCAACTTCTCCACAGCTTGGTTGGAGAATTCATGGCTTGGCCAACACCTCTGCAGTCCTCCACTTGGTTGGTGTAGAAGTTGTGGCAGGAATTTGAGGGATAATTGATCCTACATCATTatccttcaccagctccaccagcagctgcccctggACAGCAACTTGTGGTTGGCAGAAGTCCCTCAGAACCTTGTGGACATCCCAAGGGAGCCATTAATAGCCTGAAACAGATTCCAGGTTCCAGGGATTCTAGTCAGGAGAAAAGTTGTGCATAAAGACAAATCCTGCTCCTGTGCCCTGGTTGTGCTGCCATTCAGAGCCCTGGAAGAGCTGGAACAAGGAAGTTTTTTCTCTGCATAAATATCCTGCTCACAGTTGTAATCTCGTTCACACTGACAAATTTTCTTGCATTTCAGACACCTACGGCTACAATTAATACAAAGTCTCATTACAGAAtggaagtatttaaatattcagAGCCACTTGTAGCTaaataaaagagattttatAAAGCCTATTTCATCATAAACTTTGGGGGTCAATCAAGTGAGAATAATCTCAGCATTTTTTACagattatttattatttctctaCAAAGAAGAAAGGTGGTGAAGAGAGGGATGAGCTTCAGGAAGCAGCATTACCATTAGGATTTGAtgcagcaaggagaaaaaaatgggaaaaaggaaaaatgtagtGGCAAACATTGCTCCCGAGATTGAACTCTGGTGATTCCAGCAAACAACAGATACCCAgcaaggagagagagagagagagagagagaggagagcgATTTCAGAGCTGATCCATAAAACATAACTTAACATATTTGGAGTTTAATTTTGAAAGGGATATAAACCGCTTTCATATGGTGTATGTAAGTGTGCCTCAGTATCAATTCCCAGAACTCCTGCCCTAAAATATGCATCCAGCACCTGCCTGCTCTCACCTCAGCTTCCTCAGTGCTCAGTGGAGAacagcattcccagctggaCTCTTCTTCTCGTGTGAAAATGACCTAAAGCTGTGCCGTGCAATTCTGAAAGTGAACAGCTCTCCCTTCTAACTGCAGAGGGAGCCAAAAGAAGGAGTTTTCAGCCCAGAGGAGCAGTTTGGAGGCCAGAAAATGAATTTGGATTCCAGCATCTACTTTTTAGATGTCAAAAAGTTAGAGAGGAACAGTCACAAATTGTAGTTTCTACCCAGCTGATGGTGGAGACTGAGCGAGGTTTTCTTGTCTTGTTAAAGCCCTTCTCACCTGGCTGATCACTCTTTTTAGGGCACATTTTACCTCTTTGTTCCTGAGGCTGTAGATGATGGGATTTAGGAGCGGGGTGATCATTCCATAGAGCATGGACACGACCCTATCCCAGTGTGGGGAATAGGTGAAGGAAGGGCGGACGTAGGTGCAGATGGTGGTCCCGTAAAAAAGGCAAACTACGGCCAGGTGAGAACCACAGGTGGAGAAAGCCTTGTGCCAGATCCCAGGGGACTTCCTGGCCAGGATCTCCAGGAGGATATAGAGGTAAGAGACCACAGTGACCACGCAGGCACTGCTCCCCAGCACCCCGGCCACCACCAGGATCAccagctccctgctgtgggTGGACGAGCAGGAGAGGGCCAGCACGGGAGGAATGTCACAGTAATACTGCTGGATTTTGTTAGGGCCGCAGAAAGAGAGCGTGAAAACCAGAGAGGTGTGCAGCAGGGAGTTCAGAAGCCCTGTTGCCCAGGTGCCCAGGGCCAGCTGAGCACACAGCTTGGTGCTCATGATGCTCGGGTACCTCAGGGGGTGGCACACAGCCATGTAGCGGTCGTAGGCCATCACAGCCAGGAGGAAAATCTCCGTGCCCACCACAGCGATGAGGGAAAAGTGCTGGAACAGGCAGCCAGAGAAAGAAATCTCTTTGTGCTCCAGCAGCAAGGCCCCCAGCATCTTGGGCACGGTGATGGTGGGACATAAGAGATCCAGCAGGGATAAATTGCTGAGGAAAAAGTACATGGGGGTGTGCAGGTGGGAGTCGGTGCAGATGGCAATGAGGAGAGTGGTGTTGCTTGCCATGGTGGCCAAATAAATGAGTAGAAACAGCACAAAGAGAAGCAAACGGATTTCTGGAGCATCAGAGAGGCCCACGAAAACAAATTCTGATACTGCTGAGAGGTTGACCCTCTGCATCTTATCTCTCATTGCAGGAACGTGGCAGAGGTTTCCCTGGAATAAAGAAGGTGTAACTTAATCACAATTTCATCCCCATTTTGAAGATTGTTAGAGGGTTTTAAGGTCCATTTTGAAGTTCAAAACCATTTCCAAGCATTGGCAAACTCAAAATCTAAATTTTACCCACATATTCCTAATGCAAAAGGCAAAATGTAGGTATTAAACTTCACAGTGATTAATGCAAAATGTTAGTTTTTGCAAGTTGCCACCTCAGACTGAAGAGCTGGAAGCTGAAGTTGCCTTCCCTGTAGTGTCCAGTTTGGACACAGCCCCAGGCAACACAACAGTGCTTTCAAGGTTTTCTGTTCAAGGGGAGTGTGGTATATATCCCTAAAATTCCTTTCAACATAAATTATTCAGTATTAATAATACCATTAAAAAAGGTCTAGATTAGTAACAGAAGCTAAAACTTACTTTTTAAGGGAGTAATGCtgtcagaaaataattaagtCTCTCAGAATCAGCAGATAGATgcatgttggggtttttttttcagattttgaatggggtttggagcaacctggtctagtggaaggtgttccctggcctgtggcagggggttggaatcAGCTTTAAGGagctttccaacccaaaccattctatgattctatcatAAAAATGAGTTACAATTTGGCACCCCATTAAAGACCCCACAGTTTTCTATAAATTTTACCCTACAGACTTCCATAATACCATTAGTACTTCTAGCATCTATCTGGACTTTCCCCCCATCCCATTTCCCCAGTTCAAAGTCTAAATATGGCATTAAAGGATCTTCCCATTTACCCCAAATTGCTTCATGGAATGTAGCTCAGTATTTACAGTAAGGATTTACATGCCAGCCCTAtagcaagggaaagaaaaattcagtcCAAATGCCTCCTTTTTGGGAGACTTTGGGATTGATTTTGAGATGGTGGGAATATTGTACCACATTCTCATTTGTAAGAGATGCAGAGATAAATAGATTGATGAAATATTCCATCTGGCCAGGCTCCTCTGTGGTCTCATGTTCTCCCAGAAGCTTGAGAGGGAGCAAAGTCAGGGCTTAAACTACATAAGAAATACTaaactcagcagaaataaaatggaCATCAGTTGTTCATAAAATGGGGAGCTCATTCAGGTAAAATAGCACAGAAACAACACAGAAATACTCACTGCTGCACATAATTAATTACAGGTGATTTATAGTTGTCTGTGTCTCCAGgaaacaaaacaatcctttttcttctttctacatgtgacataaaaattatttcactcaTAAGGAAAAGATGAATCCCGACAGAGCAGCATTGGAATATTCACACAGACAC comes from the Taeniopygia guttata chromosome 5, bTaeGut7.mat, whole genome shotgun sequence genome and includes:
- the LOC115495348 gene encoding olfactory receptor 5AR1-like → MRDKMQRVNLSAVSEFVFVGLSDAPEIRLLLFVLFLLIYLATMASNTTLLIAICTDSHLHTPMYFFLSNLSLLDLLCPTITVPKMLGALLLEHKEISFSGCLFQHFSLIAVVGTEIFLLAVMAYDRYMAVCHPLRYPSIMSTKLCAQLALGTWATGLLNSLLHTSLVFTLSFCGPNKIQQYYCDIPPVLALSCSSTHSRELVILVVAGVLGSSACVVTVVSYLYILLEILARKSPGIWHKAFSTCGSHLAVVCLFYGTTICTYVRPSFTYSPHWDRVVSMLYGMITPLLNPIIYSLRNKEVKCALKRVISQVRRALTRQENLAQSPPSAG